The DNA sequence CGGCTGGGGACCGGAAGCGACCATTTTGGAGGCTATCGGAGCCTGGGAACAGACGCATTATGTCAGCCCGCCATCAATGGCAATCAACATCGCCGGAACGCACCTGGCCATAGAGCGGGTGGATGCGCAATATGCCATCGGCGGCCAGAGCGGGGTATGGTACTGGAAGCTTTTGTATGGATTCAAGGCTGCCGGCCAGACAGACTATGCCTGGACAGTTTTGGACAGCACTTCAGGCAGCTGGGGCGGGCAGGATCCAAATCTGGCCAGCCCGACCATCTGCCTGGATTCCAAGGGCGGGGTTCATATCGCCTGGGATTACGAGGGAGAGATTTATTGGCGGGGATATGACCCGTATCTTGGCGCATGGAAGAACAAGATTAACCTGACCAACAGCCCGGAGGTGTTTTCCGCCGAGCCTTCTCTGTCTTTCTACGGAGACGTGCATATAGTCTGGCAGGAAGGCAACGATATTCAACACCGCAAAGGCAACTGGGGTTATCCCAGGTTGGAAAATACCATTGATGCAATCACTAAAAGTTTCTACTGGCAGGGTGTCGAGAATGTCAACAACAGCCCGGCCACCGCTTCGTTGAATCCGGTATTCGATGGCAATTATGTGGCCTGGAGCGAGCAGAGTGCTGTTAATCCCGATCAATATAATGCTTATTTTGCCAATTACAGCGATTATGTTTGGACTTCCAGCATTGATTACAGCAAGAACCCCAGCCAACCGGCGGTTTACCCCCAGATAGCCTACCGCCAGAATGTTGACGGCAACAAGATGACCACCATCTGGACCGAGGGAACCGGGCCGCTGTATTCGCTGATAGCCCGCGATGCGGCCGGTCAGGTAACAGCGCAGGCCGCGACCGATGTGGGCGGCGAAGAAGCATCCATATATCTGATAGAACGGGACGGTTATATTGTTTACGGGGCTACCGATGCAATCGCTTCCACTGGCATTATAACGGTTGATTACGACAGCACGGCATTGGAGTATTATCTGCCGACCCTGGACCGCGACCAGAAACAGACCATGAAGTTCACCTTCTACCAGGAATATCCTGGGAAGATAGATTACATCTATCAGGTATGGGTGGATAACGTGTCCCTGGGGTCGGTAAAGGTTCCCAGCGGCAAGTCGGTTGTCTTCGAGAAGGACCTGCCCAATGCGGTAACCCACGACGGCGAGGGTATAATCAAGATAGTCAACCTGAAAAAAGACAAGATTGTTACCTGCGACAAGTGGGAGCTTTATGCTTACGATAAGGCTACAGGAAGGGGCGGCACCAAGAAGTCCGGCGGAGCGCAGTTAGCGGAAGAGGGCGGTAAGCCGCTTGCCTATGTCTACGCTATGGCACAGAACGCACCCAATCCGTTCAACGGCCAGACTAGGATCAGCTACCAGTTGGCCAAACCCGGCAACGTCAGCTTGAAGGTCTACAATACGCTGGGGCAGTTGGTAAACACCCTGATTGACGGCCAGCAACAGCCTGGTATCTATTCCGCCAGCTGGAACGGCAAGGATAATTCGGGAAGGACAGCCGCCAATGGTGTTTATATCTACCGCTTGGAATCCGGTGATTTCAAGGCAACCAAAAAGATGGTGGTGATCAAGTAGAGATTTTTATGACTGACATCCGCACCATAAAAGTTCTGGTGGTTGACGACTCCGCCCTGATGCGCAACATGGTGGGCGATATTGTCAAGGCTACGCCGGGGCTTAAGCTGGTGGGTTCCGCCAAGAACGGGCTGGAGGCCATCGAGCAGGTCCGCCAATTGTCCCCCGATGTGGTTACCATGGACATCGAGATGCCCAAGATGGACGGCCTGCAGGCGCTGGCCCGGCTGATGACCGAATCCCCGGTGGCCACGGTGATGCTCTCGGCCCATGCCAAGGAGGGAGCCGAGTCCACCCTGCTGGCTCTGGAGTTGGGAGCGGTGGACTTCGTGACCAAACCGTCCGGCTCCATCTCCTTAGACATAGACAAGGTCCGGGAGGAGCTGGTGGAGAAGATCAGGATGGCCGCCGGGGTTGACCTGGCCAAGCTGAGGCCCGGCAACAGCCATCGCCTGGCTCCGGCGGCGCTCGAGAGCAAAGCTCCAACCGGAATCATGAGAACCCTGGCCATCGGCTCGTCCACCGGCGGCACCCGGGCCCTGGCCGAGATACTGCCCAAGCTGCCCCGGGAGATAAACGCCGCCCTATTGCTGGTGCAGCACATGCCGGTGGGCTTTACCAAATCCCTGGCCGAGCGGCTGGACAACCGCAGCAAGATCAGGGTAAGGGAGGCCCAGGAGGGCGATCGGCTGGAAAGGGGGCTGGCGCTACTGGCCCCGGCCGGGTATCACATGGAGCTGTCCTCCTCCGGGGACCGGATAAAATTAAATCAGAACCCTCCCAAGTTCGGGGTCCGTCCATCGGTGGATGTGATGATGGAGTCGGTGGCGCTTTATTCACCGGCGGAAACGGTGGGCGTGATACTGACCGGGATGGGTCACGACGGGGCCAACGGGGTGGCCGGAATGAAGAAGAAGGGCGGGCACATTATAGCGGAGGACCGCTCCACCTGCGTGGTCTATGGCATGCCCAAGGCGGCGGTGGAGACCGGAGCGGTGGACGAGGTGCTGCCGCTGGACCAGATCCCGGGGGCCATCGTCAGGGCCTGCCGCTAAAAAATCCTTAAAAACGAATCTGTCAGTAATATAAAAACGAGGCGG is a window from the Candidatus Edwardsbacteria bacterium genome containing:
- a CDS encoding T9SS type A sorting domain-containing protein is translated as MSGIAKDNLAPDTLAAPTGGFNIGDSIFTLNWNKSIAADFGGYWVCPEPVGVFGAKLSGIDPGSYEPDAYYVSHSSPIERNQWKWRVPDNLVGEQLIFSVTAMDRSGNIAPWSGQVTINTKALTNSNTALSTAYNNGKHLLYDSKGYLNLVYSSGDSVIYQQSWDDGLTWTPSSGFASGGTKPVPVVGYYGTDTTMTWKAETPGAGWVLKSAKRVNNGWGPEATILEAIGAWEQTHYVSPPSMAINIAGTHLAIERVDAQYAIGGQSGVWYWKLLYGFKAAGQTDYAWTVLDSTSGSWGGQDPNLASPTICLDSKGGVHIAWDYEGEIYWRGYDPYLGAWKNKINLTNSPEVFSAEPSLSFYGDVHIVWQEGNDIQHRKGNWGYPRLENTIDAITKSFYWQGVENVNNSPATASLNPVFDGNYVAWSEQSAVNPDQYNAYFANYSDYVWTSSIDYSKNPSQPAVYPQIAYRQNVDGNKMTTIWTEGTGPLYSLIARDAAGQVTAQAATDVGGEEASIYLIERDGYIVYGATDAIASTGIITVDYDSTALEYYLPTLDRDQKQTMKFTFYQEYPGKIDYIYQVWVDNVSLGSVKVPSGKSVVFEKDLPNAVTHDGEGIIKIVNLKKDKIVTCDKWELYAYDKATGRGGTKKSGGAQLAEEGGKPLAYVYAMAQNAPNPFNGQTRISYQLAKPGNVSLKVYNTLGQLVNTLIDGQQQPGIYSASWNGKDNSGRTAANGVYIYRLESGDFKATKKMVVIK
- a CDS encoding chemotaxis response regulator protein-glutamate methylesterase produces the protein MTDIRTIKVLVVDDSALMRNMVGDIVKATPGLKLVGSAKNGLEAIEQVRQLSPDVVTMDIEMPKMDGLQALARLMTESPVATVMLSAHAKEGAESTLLALELGAVDFVTKPSGSISLDIDKVREELVEKIRMAAGVDLAKLRPGNSHRLAPAALESKAPTGIMRTLAIGSSTGGTRALAEILPKLPREINAALLLVQHMPVGFTKSLAERLDNRSKIRVREAQEGDRLERGLALLAPAGYHMELSSSGDRIKLNQNPPKFGVRPSVDVMMESVALYSPAETVGVILTGMGHDGANGVAGMKKKGGHIIAEDRSTCVVYGMPKAAVETGAVDEVLPLDQIPGAIVRACR